One window of Thermogemmata fonticola genomic DNA carries:
- a CDS encoding phage portal protein, whose protein sequence is MWRHLWQWWKGKQRSRFDGAPLGTALRFPLPQGGWWQDNPLEQVRNFRSWVYVAVHAIAQEAARYQPRAIRSTGPGDDEQLPLPQHHPLCRLLRHPNPWLTPWELWYLTLVYLELTGNAYWYVAQSPDAAGNLLPQELWIIPAPWVRILPDARQFLRGYEVAAPGQPSEWFAPEEIIHLKYPNPLNPHYGLSPLQANALTIDAHTELLQARYQTFQAGPRPGIVLQTEQILTEQTVARLEERLQAKFQGRESWHRPLVLEQGLQANPWTLTPAEMDFVNSARMTRDEILAIFRVPPPITGIVENLGLGADIWLGARVMFCEGTIQPKLDLIGQILTRYLASRYGEDILIEFPDCSPRLRQQQREEDEQDVRWGLRTINEIRQGRGWKPLPDPRLDQVLLPRELAGSWAEPAPREQHRPPQRRRRRRRQLAFPPELSHKAAAEPAGATSALAASSAKAASEASRPAEPFPPAESWGAD, encoded by the coding sequence ATGTGGCGGCATCTGTGGCAATGGTGGAAAGGCAAGCAGCGGTCCCGTTTCGACGGCGCGCCCCTGGGCACAGCGCTGCGCTTCCCCCTGCCGCAAGGCGGTTGGTGGCAGGACAACCCCCTCGAACAGGTGCGCAACTTCCGCTCCTGGGTTTATGTGGCTGTCCATGCCATCGCTCAGGAGGCGGCCCGCTATCAACCGCGCGCGATCCGCTCCACCGGACCAGGCGATGACGAACAATTGCCACTGCCCCAGCACCATCCCCTCTGCCGACTCCTCCGTCATCCCAACCCCTGGTTGACGCCGTGGGAATTGTGGTATCTCACCCTCGTCTATTTGGAACTGACCGGCAACGCCTACTGGTACGTGGCCCAATCCCCGGATGCCGCCGGGAATCTGCTGCCCCAGGAATTGTGGATCATCCCCGCTCCGTGGGTCCGCATCCTGCCCGATGCCCGCCAGTTCCTCCGCGGTTATGAAGTCGCTGCTCCTGGCCAACCCAGCGAATGGTTCGCCCCGGAGGAAATCATCCATCTGAAATATCCCAATCCGTTGAATCCACATTATGGCTTGTCTCCTTTACAAGCCAATGCTTTGACCATTGATGCTCATACGGAATTGCTCCAGGCACGCTATCAGACGTTCCAGGCTGGCCCCCGCCCCGGAATTGTCCTCCAAACGGAGCAGATTTTGACCGAGCAGACGGTCGCCCGGCTGGAAGAACGGCTGCAAGCCAAGTTCCAGGGCCGGGAAAGCTGGCATCGGCCCCTGGTGCTCGAACAGGGATTGCAGGCCAACCCTTGGACTCTTACCCCGGCGGAAATGGACTTTGTCAACTCGGCCCGAATGACCCGCGATGAAATCCTGGCCATCTTCCGCGTCCCGCCTCCCATCACCGGCATCGTCGAAAACCTGGGATTGGGGGCCGACATCTGGCTCGGCGCCCGCGTCATGTTCTGCGAAGGTACCATCCAGCCAAAACTCGACCTTATCGGACAGATTTTGACACGCTATTTAGCTTCCCGATACGGTGAAGACATTTTGATCGAATTTCCGGATTGTTCTCCGCGCTTGCGCCAGCAGCAACGGGAGGAAGACGAACAGGACGTGCGCTGGGGGCTGCGCACGATCAACGAGATTCGCCAGGGGCGAGGCTGGAAGCCGTTGCCAGACCCCCGGCTGGACCAGGTGCTGCTCCCGCGCGAGTTAGCGGGAAGTTGGGCGGAGCCGGCCCCGAGGGAGCAACACCGCCCGCCCCAGCGCCGGAGGCGAAGGCGCAGGCAGCTAGCCTTCCCGCCGGAATTGTCCCACAAGGCGGCAGCGGAACCAGCAGGTGCAACCTCGGCACTCGCCGCCAGCAGTGCGAAGGCAGCATCGGAAGCATCCCGACCTGCAGAACCATTTCCCCCCGCGGAATCCTGGGGGGCTGATTGA
- a CDS encoding HK97 family phage prohead protease, whose product MGMTRMESAARTLAVDPQRFTVRAVISTSDPDRAGDVVVPTGLRNLEEYLLNPVVLWAHQRGPIPPIGMCLWLDVQPQRIVAETRFARGLPLAEDIFRLYEQGILRGWSIGFVPREVQREVRPDGSTGLRILSWDLLEYSAVPIPENAAALTLALEKGYIRDRRLQRWFDRYREDVLSPLYLPDVFSERNVHRK is encoded by the coding sequence ATGGGCATGACACGAATGGAAAGTGCCGCACGAACGCTGGCCGTGGACCCACAGCGATTCACGGTCCGAGCTGTGATCAGCACCAGCGACCCCGACCGCGCCGGCGATGTGGTCGTTCCCACCGGCTTGCGGAACCTGGAGGAATACCTGCTCAATCCCGTGGTGCTTTGGGCCCACCAGCGCGGGCCGATCCCACCGATCGGCATGTGCCTGTGGCTCGATGTCCAGCCGCAGCGGATCGTGGCCGAGACCCGCTTCGCCCGCGGTTTGCCCCTAGCCGAGGACATCTTCCGCCTTTACGAGCAAGGCATCTTGCGCGGCTGGTCCATCGGCTTTGTCCCGCGGGAAGTCCAGCGCGAGGTACGCCCGGACGGCTCGACGGGCCTGCGCATCCTCAGTTGGGACCTGCTGGAATACTCCGCCGTCCCGATCCCGGAAAACGCCGCCGCCCTGACCCTAGCCTTGGAGAAAGGTTACATCCGCGACCGCCGCCTGCAACGCTGGTTCGACCGCTATCGCGAGGATGTCTTATCGCCTCTGTATCTTCCCGACGTATTCTCTGAGCGCAATGTCCATCGGAAATAG
- a CDS encoding class I SAM-dependent methyltransferase, producing MRGRPRGEGASGGSKGKRGTSGAAAWGLGLAAWVLGVLLLLVPPVWSQPGEVAPPPRPLYEYRQQHDPYGIGKFYMGREIARVMSYRGAGWLERPERVREEEPEKLLAALELKDGLVVADVGAGSGYHSVRIAPRVAPRGKVLACDIQPEMLDLIAAKARRLKLTNIETIRGTPQDPRLPAEAVDLILMVDVYHEFEYPYEMMEKLVAALKAGGRIVFVEFRLEDDRVPILTVHKMSERQVLREMSLFPQLQHERTIGTLPWQHIIIFRKREVSR from the coding sequence ATGCGTGGGAGGCCGAGGGGGGAAGGCGCCAGCGGTGGCAGCAAGGGAAAGCGTGGAACGAGCGGTGCGGCGGCTTGGGGTTTGGGGTTAGCAGCGTGGGTTTTAGGGGTCCTGCTGCTGCTAGTGCCGCCGGTTTGGTCGCAACCGGGCGAAGTGGCTCCGCCGCCGCGCCCTCTTTACGAGTACCGCCAGCAGCATGATCCGTATGGGATCGGCAAGTTTTATATGGGGCGGGAGATAGCCCGTGTCATGAGTTATCGCGGCGCCGGCTGGCTAGAGCGTCCTGAGCGCGTCCGGGAGGAAGAACCGGAGAAGTTGCTCGCGGCCCTGGAGCTGAAGGATGGCCTGGTGGTGGCGGATGTGGGAGCGGGCAGCGGCTATCACAGCGTGCGGATCGCTCCGCGAGTGGCACCGCGCGGCAAGGTGCTGGCGTGCGACATCCAGCCGGAGATGCTCGACCTGATTGCCGCCAAGGCCCGCCGCCTCAAGCTCACCAACATCGAGACGATCCGCGGCACGCCCCAGGACCCCCGCTTGCCGGCCGAGGCCGTCGATTTGATCCTGATGGTCGATGTCTACCACGAGTTCGAGTATCCCTACGAGATGATGGAAAAGCTGGTGGCGGCGCTCAAGGCGGGCGGACGGATCGTCTTCGTAGAGTTCCGCCTGGAAGATGACCGGGTGCCGATTCTGACCGTGCACAAGATGAGCGAGCGGCAGGTGCTGCGGGAGATGAGCCTGTTCCCGCAATTGCAGCACGAACGCACGATCGGGACGTTGCCGTGGCAACACATCATCATTTTCCGCAAGCGGGAAGTCTCGCGGTGA